One Megamonas hypermegale genomic window carries:
- a CDS encoding amino acid ABC transporter ATP-binding protein: MIEIKNLHKSFGHVEVLKGVDVSIAEKEVVVIIGPSGSGKSTLLRCMNYLEEPTSGDITVDNMKLDKHADINKIRENIGMVFQRFNLFPHMTVLENITLAPMKVRKISKKEAVETAMDLLQRVGLKEKASAYPSQLSGGQQQRVAIARALAMKPKVMLFDEPTSALDPEMVTEVLDVMKKLAQQGMTMVVVTHEMGFAREVGDRVLFVDEGRIIEEGTPKEIFENPKQERTKLFLSKIL, encoded by the coding sequence ATGATAGAAATTAAAAATCTGCATAAATCTTTTGGACATGTAGAAGTATTAAAAGGTGTAGATGTTTCCATAGCAGAAAAAGAAGTAGTAGTTATTATAGGTCCAAGTGGTTCAGGTAAATCTACTTTACTTCGTTGTATGAATTATTTAGAAGAACCAACAAGTGGAGATATTACTGTGGATAATATGAAACTTGATAAACATGCTGACATTAATAAAATTCGTGAAAATATTGGCATGGTATTTCAACGTTTTAATTTGTTCCCACATATGACTGTGCTTGAAAATATCACACTTGCGCCAATGAAAGTACGTAAAATTTCTAAAAAAGAAGCAGTAGAAACAGCAATGGATTTATTACAACGTGTTGGATTAAAAGAAAAAGCCTCAGCTTATCCAAGTCAGCTTTCTGGTGGTCAACAGCAACGTGTTGCTATTGCTCGTGCTCTTGCTATGAAGCCTAAAGTTATGCTTTTTGATGAACCAACTTCAGCACTTGACCCAGAAATGGTTACAGAAGTTTTAGATGTTATGAAAAAATTGGCACAACAAGGCATGACAATGGTTGTTGTAACACATGAAATGGGTTTTGCTCGTGAAGTAGGTGACCGCGTATTATTTGTTGATGAAGGTCGTATTATAGAAGAAGGTACTCCAAAAGAAATTTTTGAAAATCCTAAGCAAGAACGTACAAAATTATTCTTGTCCAAAATTTTATAA
- a CDS encoding LCP family protein: protein MDKKTDIDTNDKTETNTISNENNTDNTLDLPDTPEWISRKWQEEHSSEKNSSAPKKKYVKKKNYNRLIALIIILVALIGGLIYYLYTNDNEDAAPTVTTQQSNAINIMIMGVDRRADDVGRSDTLMVLTYNPADKKASLLSLPRDTRVHIEKNDYDKINHAYAYGGHKLTKKTVEAFLNVPVDYYVMIDVHAFEKIIDAVGGVDIDVEKRMYYEDPWDDDGGLVIDLYPGKQHMDGKTAIQYVRYRDGEGDIGRITRQQKFIKAFMSQIISPSILPKLPEIIQNISSAIQTDMPIDKMISLMTDLPTVQQNGLNSTMVPGKPAYIEDISYWIPDIAKTRQLIAQNMDITLDEAAQKDTEQTITQYEKSLPKGLKMGNNSDEETSSTEEKDAKEKPVPVKNEDITVLVINSSGINGAGAEVADILKHKGFKISSVETGNTSSREHTTITANENELNCFYGMPFTCTIMSGGSPGQATVNIGLDYQK from the coding sequence TTGGACAAAAAAACAGATATAGACACAAACGACAAAACAGAAACAAACACTATTTCTAACGAAAATAATACTGATAATACTTTAGATTTGCCTGATACTCCAGAGTGGATAAGTCGCAAGTGGCAAGAAGAACACTCTTCTGAAAAAAATTCTTCTGCACCTAAGAAAAAATATGTTAAGAAAAAAAATTACAACCGTTTAATTGCACTCATCATCATCTTAGTAGCTTTAATCGGTGGTTTAATTTATTATTTATACACAAATGATAATGAAGATGCTGCCCCTACCGTTACCACTCAGCAATCAAATGCTATAAATATAATGATAATGGGGGTAGACAGACGTGCTGATGATGTTGGTCGCAGTGATACTTTAATGGTTCTTACATATAATCCTGCAGATAAAAAAGCTTCACTATTATCTTTACCACGTGATACTCGTGTTCATATTGAAAAAAATGATTATGATAAAATAAATCACGCTTACGCTTATGGCGGTCATAAATTAACTAAAAAAACAGTAGAAGCTTTTTTAAATGTTCCCGTAGATTATTATGTAATGATAGATGTCCATGCTTTTGAAAAAATCATTGATGCCGTGGGTGGCGTAGATATTGACGTCGAAAAAAGAATGTACTATGAAGACCCTTGGGACGATGATGGGGGACTTGTAATCGACCTTTATCCAGGCAAACAACACATGGATGGAAAAACAGCTATTCAGTATGTACGTTATCGTGATGGCGAAGGGGATATCGGACGAATTACTCGCCAACAAAAATTCATAAAAGCTTTTATGAGTCAAATTATTTCTCCGTCAATTCTTCCAAAATTACCTGAAATCATTCAAAATATTTCTTCTGCAATTCAAACAGATATGCCAATTGATAAAATGATTTCTCTAATGACAGATCTACCTACAGTTCAACAAAATGGACTAAATTCTACAATGGTTCCAGGTAAACCTGCTTATATAGAAGATATAAGTTATTGGATACCTGATATTGCCAAAACACGTCAACTCATTGCTCAAAATATGGATATAACTCTTGATGAAGCAGCTCAAAAAGATACAGAACAAACCATCACTCAATATGAAAAATCCTTACCAAAAGGATTAAAAATGGGCAATAATTCTGATGAAGAAACCTCTTCTACAGAAGAAAAAGACGCAAAAGAAAAGCCTGTTCCTGTAAAAAATGAAGATATCACTGTACTTGTCATAAATTCCAGTGGTATAAACGGAGCTGGTGCTGAAGTAGCTGATATCTTAAAACATAAAGGCTTTAAAATCTCCAGCGTTGAAACAGGTAATACTTCATCGCGTGAACACACAACCATCACAGCTAATGAAAATGAATTAAATTGCTTTTATGGTATGCCATTTACCTGCACAATTATGTCAGGTGGCAGTCCAGGACAAGCAACAGTAAATATAGGTCTCGACTATCAAAAATAA
- a CDS encoding basic amino acid ABC transporter substrate-binding protein, translating to MSKKLLTLCALCMFAVSALFAGCGQSGSDKAASSDEKVLRVGTNADFAPFEFQDENGSTEYQGFDMDLIRAVAKEMGYTAEIQNVNFDGLIPAMESGNIDIIASGMTINDERKGQVEFSDPYYTSGLTIVVPKDNNDIKGFADLKGKKIAVQIGTTSMEEAQKIEGADVKALNSSADTFMELKAGNVDAVINDLPVNDYYIAKTKDTDVKRLDDKLTSEEYGFAMKKGNTELKEKVDAALKTLKENGEYDKIYEKWFGTKPAK from the coding sequence ATGAGTAAAAAATTATTAACTTTATGTGCTCTTTGTATGTTCGCTGTAAGTGCACTTTTTGCTGGCTGTGGACAGAGTGGTTCTGATAAGGCAGCTTCAAGTGATGAAAAAGTATTACGTGTTGGTACGAATGCAGATTTTGCTCCATTTGAATTCCAAGATGAAAATGGTAGTACTGAATATCAAGGTTTTGATATGGATTTAATCAGAGCTGTAGCTAAAGAAATGGGTTATACAGCTGAAATTCAGAATGTTAACTTTGATGGTTTAATTCCTGCTATGGAATCTGGTAATATTGATATAATCGCTTCTGGTATGACTATTAATGACGAACGTAAAGGTCAGGTAGAATTCTCTGATCCTTATTATACTTCTGGTCTTACTATTGTTGTGCCAAAAGATAATAATGATATCAAAGGTTTTGCTGATTTGAAAGGTAAAAAAATTGCTGTACAAATTGGTACAACTAGCATGGAAGAAGCACAAAAAATTGAAGGTGCTGATGTAAAAGCTTTAAATAGTTCTGCTGATACATTCATGGAATTAAAAGCAGGTAATGTTGATGCTGTTATCAATGACCTTCCTGTAAATGATTATTACATTGCTAAAACTAAAGATACTGATGTAAAACGTTTAGATGATAAACTTACTTCTGAAGAATATGGTTTTGCAATGAAAAAAGGCAATACAGAATTAAAAGAAAAAGTAGATGCAGCATTAAAAACACTTAAAGAAAATGGTGAATATGACAAAATCTATGAAAAATGGTTTGGTACAAAACCTGCTAAATAA
- a CDS encoding helix-hairpin-helix domain-containing protein, producing the protein MYKKSLCILLLIALISGGGVFYNQFTNKEKTIETPSTDITENIPVNDEVTIYVSGEVNSPGVITLDSNCRIKDAIIACGDFTPLADKNSVNLAQKVTDGMQIKISALSQNQNDKTDNNTNSNENNNNKSIQNTTMVNINTASKEELDTLPGVGPATADKIIEYRETNGQFNSIEDIKNVRGIGEAKFSKMQSRIQI; encoded by the coding sequence ATGTACAAAAAATCGTTATGTATTTTACTGCTCATTGCTCTAATCTCAGGTGGTGGAGTTTTTTATAACCAATTTACTAATAAAGAAAAAACCATTGAAACACCTTCTACTGATATTACAGAAAATATACCTGTAAATGATGAAGTCACAATATATGTAAGTGGCGAAGTCAATTCACCTGGAGTCATAACACTTGATAGTAATTGTCGCATAAAAGATGCCATAATAGCTTGCGGCGATTTTACACCACTTGCAGATAAAAACAGTGTAAATTTAGCGCAAAAAGTAACTGATGGTATGCAGATAAAAATATCAGCTTTATCACAAAATCAAAATGATAAAACTGATAATAATACAAATTCAAACGAAAATAATAATAATAAATCTATTCAAAACACAACTATGGTAAATATCAACACCGCTAGCAAAGAGGAACTCGATACCCTTCCAGGTGTTGGCCCTGCCACTGCCGATAAAATCATTGAATACCGCGAAACGAACGGACAATTCAACTCAATTGAAGATATTAAAAATGTACGTGGTATCGGTGAAGCTAAATTTTCTAAAATGCAAAGTAGGATACAGATATGA
- a CDS encoding amino acid ABC transporter permease, with translation MDFKFDIIINAFPLLIEGAIFTIQITALSVAIGIIIGLFVGVARISKIKIVKWLAAIYVDFLRGTPLLVQIFLIYFALPVLTGIKMNPFVAAIAACSINSGAYVAEIFRAGIQSIDNGQMEAGRSLGLSWFQTMRYIIIPQAFKRVIPPLGNEFIALLKDSSLVSVIGFEELTRRGQLVIARTYASLEIWVCVALIYLVMTLSISRFVAYLERRYQIDDRN, from the coding sequence TTGGATTTTAAATTTGATATTATTATCAATGCTTTTCCATTACTTATTGAAGGTGCTATTTTTACAATTCAAATTACAGCACTTAGTGTAGCAATTGGTATTATTATTGGTTTATTTGTTGGTGTTGCTCGTATTAGTAAAATAAAAATAGTTAAATGGTTAGCAGCTATTTATGTTGATTTTTTACGTGGAACTCCATTGTTGGTACAAATTTTCTTGATATATTTTGCTTTGCCAGTTTTGACAGGTATAAAAATGAATCCATTTGTAGCTGCTATTGCTGCTTGTAGTATTAATAGTGGTGCGTATGTAGCTGAAATTTTCAGAGCAGGTATACAATCTATAGATAATGGACAGATGGAAGCTGGTCGTTCTTTAGGTTTGTCATGGTTTCAAACAATGCGATATATAATTATTCCGCAAGCTTTTAAACGTGTAATACCACCATTAGGTAATGAATTTATTGCTTTATTAAAAGATTCATCATTAGTATCAGTTATTGGTTTTGAAGAATTGACACGTCGTGGTCAGTTAGTTATCGCTAGAACATATGCTTCATTAGAAATTTGGGTTTGTGTTGCTTTAATTTATTTAGTAATGACATTATCGATTTCTCGTTTTGTGGCATATTTAGAACGGAGGTACCAAATTGATGATAGAAATTAA
- a CDS encoding ABC-F family ATP-binding cassette domain-containing protein, whose protein sequence is MGILRIKDLGKAFGIEELFHNVTFDVARGDKIGFVGPNGAGKSTLMRCLLGLEEYDNGSISIDSADTIGYMQQQFDFKHATLHEELLDSFSDILALGVQKTELEKEIEQASTDEQMEELMKDYSRISDRFEQLGGYDYESRLRRVAFGLGFKEEDFDKSPSLFSGGQRTRICLAKALLREPDFLFLDEPTNHLDIEMIEWLEGFLSSYKGGVLLISHDRFFLDKVATKILDLDNKTTVLYDGNYTTAMEVKAQRRAALESAYAKQQEHIRETQEFIRRYKAGVKAKQARGREKQLQRLERIILPPTKTSFNFFMFHKPDECAERVLELDDVSVSFDTHKIFEHLSLLIRRGDGVAIVGPNGAGKTTLLRLILGELESPTGRIKIGSRVKIGYYSQQHEGLTPSNTVFDEILSSFGLNDEQARSCLGSFLFKGDDVYKRVSDLSGGEKSRLALLKLMLTGANFLVLDEPTNHLDIPAKEAIEEAIMAFPGTFIVVSHDRYFLDKVTNFTCELSNGVLTQYNGDYSYYREKKLEMQKELEEQQATAPKKTAEKKAVPTAPKKETSRSKTNYAVLSTDKLTMLIQRCEATIAMFEAELKGLEYQMNDPILQQDPKKSHEIAQAYAQKEQELDDKYQEWEKLTDQLSAK, encoded by the coding sequence TTGGGCATTTTACGCATAAAAGATTTAGGTAAAGCTTTCGGTATAGAAGAATTATTTCATAATGTAACTTTTGATGTAGCCCGTGGCGATAAAATAGGTTTTGTAGGTCCAAACGGCGCAGGAAAATCAACTTTAATGCGCTGTTTACTCGGCTTAGAAGAATATGATAATGGTAGTATCAGCATAGATAGTGCTGATACTATTGGCTATATGCAACAACAATTTGACTTTAAACACGCAACACTTCATGAAGAATTACTCGACTCTTTTTCCGATATTTTAGCTTTAGGCGTGCAGAAAACAGAACTTGAAAAAGAAATCGAACAAGCTTCCACTGATGAACAAATGGAAGAATTGATGAAGGATTACAGCCGTATTTCCGATAGATTTGAACAACTCGGTGGCTATGATTATGAAAGCCGTTTGCGTCGCGTTGCATTTGGTCTCGGTTTTAAAGAAGAAGATTTTGATAAAAGCCCTTCTTTATTTTCCGGTGGACAGCGCACTCGCATCTGCCTTGCTAAAGCACTTTTGCGTGAGCCTGATTTTCTTTTTCTCGATGAACCGACAAACCATCTTGATATAGAAATGATTGAATGGCTTGAAGGATTTTTAAGCAGTTACAAAGGCGGTGTACTCTTAATCTCGCATGACCGCTTTTTTCTCGACAAAGTAGCAACAAAAATTCTTGATTTAGATAATAAAACAACAGTCTTATATGACGGAAATTATACTACCGCAATGGAAGTCAAAGCACAACGCCGTGCTGCTTTGGAGTCCGCATACGCTAAGCAACAAGAACACATTCGTGAAACACAAGAATTTATTCGCCGTTATAAAGCCGGCGTTAAAGCAAAACAAGCACGCGGTCGCGAAAAACAATTACAGCGCTTAGAACGCATCATTTTACCGCCAACAAAAACTTCATTTAACTTCTTTATGTTTCATAAACCAGATGAATGTGCTGAACGCGTACTCGAACTTGATGATGTATCTGTAAGTTTTGATACACACAAAATTTTTGAACATCTATCTTTATTAATACGTCGCGGTGATGGTGTTGCAATTGTCGGCCCAAATGGTGCTGGAAAAACTACATTACTTCGCCTTATTCTCGGAGAATTAGAATCACCTACTGGCCGCATAAAAATTGGTAGCCGTGTAAAAATCGGTTATTATTCACAACAACATGAAGGTTTAACTCCATCCAACACTGTTTTTGATGAAATTCTTTCATCTTTCGGCTTAAACGATGAACAAGCTCGCAGCTGTCTCGGTTCATTTTTATTTAAAGGCGATGATGTATATAAACGCGTAAGCGATTTATCCGGTGGCGAAAAATCTCGCCTAGCACTTTTAAAATTGATGTTAACCGGTGCTAATTTCCTAGTGCTCGACGAACCGACTAACCATCTCGACATTCCTGCTAAAGAAGCCATCGAAGAAGCTATAATGGCTTTCCCTGGCACATTTATCGTCGTATCACATGACCGCTATTTCTTAGATAAAGTAACTAATTTTACTTGCGAATTATCAAATGGTGTATTAACTCAATATAATGGTGATTATAGCTATTACCGTGAAAAAAAATTAGAAATGCAAAAAGAACTAGAAGAACAACAAGCTACTGCACCAAAGAAAACAGCAGAAAAAAAAGCTGTACCAACTGCACCAAAAAAAGAAACTTCTCGTTCTAAAACTAATTATGCTGTACTGAGTACAGATAAACTCACTATGTTAATCCAACGCTGTGAAGCAACTATTGCCATGTTTGAAGCTGAATTAAAGGGACTTGAATACCAAATGAATGACCCTATATTACAACAAGACCCGAAAAAGAGTCATGAAATAGCTCAAGCATACGCTCAAAAAGAACAAGAACTCGACGACAAATATCAAGAATGGGAAAAATTAACTGACCAATTATCGGCAAAATAA
- a CDS encoding ComF family protein, which translates to MLNSIYQAITQFLFPSRCPSCHCYVEKEGQWCHSCLLEIMRNKNLAYDIAVRQYISPIITIGKYDKGLKDLIHELKYKNDFSTLPYIHTLVNNVDMPWQISDFDFIIPVPLHEAKLKKRGFNQVDKIFKPWAKTHNLPYTDILIRTKNTKSQFQLNSTERNQNLQDAFILKDNISVKNCKCLLLDDIFTTGSTLKNCAKTLKENGAIKVCGLVLASNADD; encoded by the coding sequence TTGTTAAATTCAATTTATCAAGCAATAACACAATTTTTATTTCCAAGCCGTTGTCCTTCTTGCCATTGCTATGTAGAAAAAGAAGGGCAATGGTGCCATAGTTGTCTTTTAGAAATCATGCGCAATAAAAATCTCGCATACGATATTGCTGTCCGCCAATATATTTCACCAATTATAACCATAGGTAAATATGATAAAGGACTTAAAGATTTAATCCACGAATTAAAGTATAAAAATGATTTTTCCACCTTGCCATATATTCATACTTTAGTAAACAATGTAGATATGCCATGGCAAATATCTGATTTTGATTTTATAATTCCTGTACCACTTCATGAAGCAAAATTGAAAAAACGTGGTTTTAATCAGGTGGATAAAATATTTAAGCCATGGGCTAAAACACATAATTTACCCTATACTGATATATTAATCCGCACCAAAAATACAAAATCGCAATTTCAATTAAATTCCACGGAGCGCAATCAAAATCTACAAGATGCGTTTATTTTAAAAGATAATATATCCGTAAAAAATTGCAAATGTTTATTGCTTGATGATATCTTCACCACAGGAAGCACATTAAAAAATTGCGCCAAAACACTAAAAGAAAATGGTGCAATTAAAGTATGCGGTCTTGTTTTAGCTAGTAATGCTGATGATTAA
- a CDS encoding tetratricopeptide repeat protein, with protein sequence MKKIRRKWFQPNTNTSPASTFSKFTVFSNEYTSIKPNSAQTTTTTAEKSLKDILWEEIHQFKAKKLYAEALSCFSTIFEKKYADNYTFYELADIYFLMNDYTRSLKWIQKFQTAEPKNCKGFLLKAQIFLQQGKKEEVLTIINQLFSQKVEIKSEEDYQKLDYIINRLKKIFKADKLARRCPLLNDYQRKRRHILKNTQQVDKETTQSIQPVQIEGTIMPTSTQNIPSNSQLNSLLNHIWDMQSVNQEDTQKILNSSAEEITSAIMKQVLSYKKKIWLFNYLADVFRKHNNLNSALFLLRQALLLDDENDIILKNLGYLLCQNGEYKAALNTLEDIAVKDFAVLDLIQKCRNLESE encoded by the coding sequence TTGAAAAAAATCCGCCGCAAATGGTTTCAACCAAATACAAACACTTCACCCGCTTCAACATTTTCAAAATTTACCGTATTTAGCAATGAATACACTTCAATTAAACCAAATTCAGCTCAAACGACAACTACTACAGCTGAAAAATCATTAAAAGATATCCTTTGGGAAGAAATTCATCAATTTAAAGCAAAAAAACTCTATGCAGAAGCACTTTCCTGTTTCAGTACTATTTTTGAAAAAAAATATGCTGATAATTATACTTTTTATGAATTAGCTGATATCTATTTTCTAATGAACGATTACACTCGTAGCCTTAAATGGATACAGAAATTTCAAACTGCAGAACCTAAAAATTGTAAGGGCTTCTTATTAAAAGCTCAAATATTTCTTCAACAAGGAAAAAAAGAAGAAGTTCTCACTATAATCAATCAATTATTTTCACAAAAAGTCGAAATCAAAAGCGAAGAAGATTACCAGAAACTTGATTATATAATCAATCGTCTAAAAAAAATATTTAAAGCCGATAAATTAGCACGCCGTTGTCCTTTGTTAAATGACTATCAAAGAAAACGCCGTCATATTTTAAAAAATACACAACAGGTTGATAAAGAAACAACTCAATCCATTCAACCTGTTCAAATCGAAGGGACTATCATGCCAACATCAACACAAAACATACCAAGTAATTCACAATTAAACTCTCTTTTAAATCATATTTGGGATATGCAATCCGTAAATCAAGAAGATACTCAAAAAATCCTAAATAGCTCAGCCGAAGAAATCACTTCCGCTATCATGAAACAAGTTTTATCTTATAAAAAGAAAATCTGGCTGTTTAATTATTTAGCGGACGTTTTCCGCAAGCACAATAATCTAAATTCAGCTCTATTTTTATTAAGACAAGCCCTCTTACTTGATGATGAAAATGATATTATCCTAAAAAATCTCGGTTATTTATTATGTCAAAATGGAGAATATAAAGCAGCATTAAATACTTTAGAAGATATTGCTGTAAAAGATTTTGCCGTTTTGGATTTAATCCAAAAATGTCGCAATCTAGAAAGTGAATGA
- a CDS encoding zinc-ribbon domain containing protein, protein MDFQDKTLVCKDCGKEFVFSAGEQAFYAEKGFKNEPARCHECRDKRRRERNGEGQQRQMYTVICAECGKETQVPFEPKGDRPVYCRDCFNAKRNK, encoded by the coding sequence ATGGATTTTCAAGACAAAACATTAGTATGTAAAGATTGTGGCAAAGAGTTTGTTTTTAGTGCAGGTGAACAAGCTTTTTATGCTGAAAAAGGATTTAAAAATGAACCGGCACGTTGCCATGAATGCCGTGATAAAAGACGTCGTGAACGTAATGGCGAAGGACAGCAACGTCAAATGTACACTGTAATATGTGCTGAATGCGGAAAAGAAACACAGGTTCCTTTTGAACCAAAAGGAGATCGTCCTGTTTATTGCCGTGACTGTTTTAATGCTAAACGTAATAAATAA
- a CDS encoding ATP-dependent RecD-like DNA helicase, whose protein sequence is MENIRGTVDNIIFASNDNRFTVLKLTPEKRSTKITVILNGMAPLIGQLLEINGDWTQHPKFGQQFKANSFKIVAPIEASGIEKFLASGAISGIGPAMAKRIVAKFGEKTLDVLSSPKELLKVAGIGQKTAEKIASSYKEQSELTEIMVWLENHGISSTYAGKIFAKYGSFAIDIMEKDTYRLFQDIDGIGFLTADKIAFNLGVQKDDFKRISSGIDYALMQLCANGHCCVPEMTLVTKTAKILQLETNSVHQVLNQRIKDESLNTETIGGELLIYPPYLYYAEKKVAKRLLELKQSSKNLDEDNINLFIKVWEKENHIHLAQKQQEAVKACLHHGVFVLTGGPGTGKTTVIKGILSILNAQGLKIRLAAPTGRAAKRLSETTGRKALTIHRLLEANNLSDTNSPQLGFSKDIDDQLDADAIILDEVSMVDIALMHHFLNAVPDGCRLILVGDIDQLPAVGPGSVLKDIIRSKVIPSIELNEIFRQAQTSMIIQNAHIINAGRLPDIRKQYDDFIFYEIDNDELINKKILELCTDILPKEGYNILTDVQILSPMHRFTCGVENLNLLLQQTLNPASDDKNEIKSGAQIFRTGDKVMHIRNNYQKNIFNGDIGFIRAINNDNISVEYLDHNVSYAKNELNELTLAYASSVHKSQGSEYKIIIMPLSVSHYIMLQRNLLYTAITRAKEKVILLGSKKALTTAVQNNRTQKRYTLLAERLAHKLS, encoded by the coding sequence ATGGAAAACATACGTGGAACAGTAGACAATATTATTTTTGCTAGCAATGATAACCGTTTTACTGTATTAAAACTAACACCTGAAAAACGCTCGACAAAAATAACTGTCATTTTAAATGGCATGGCTCCACTGATTGGGCAATTATTAGAAATCAATGGTGACTGGACACAACATCCAAAGTTCGGTCAACAATTTAAAGCCAATTCTTTTAAAATCGTCGCTCCAATAGAAGCATCTGGCATTGAAAAATTTCTCGCTTCCGGTGCGATTTCTGGCATTGGCCCTGCTATGGCAAAGCGCATTGTGGCTAAATTTGGTGAAAAAACACTTGATGTATTATCATCACCTAAAGAATTATTAAAAGTAGCTGGTATCGGTCAAAAAACGGCTGAAAAAATTGCCTCTTCCTATAAAGAACAAAGTGAACTTACTGAAATAATGGTATGGTTAGAAAATCATGGTATTTCAAGCACATATGCAGGTAAAATTTTTGCTAAATACGGTTCATTTGCTATAGATATCATGGAAAAAGATACATATCGCCTATTTCAAGATATCGACGGTATCGGTTTTCTCACAGCTGATAAAATTGCTTTTAATCTCGGTGTTCAAAAAGACGATTTCAAACGCATTTCATCAGGGATTGACTATGCTTTAATGCAACTTTGCGCAAATGGTCACTGCTGTGTTCCCGAAATGACACTAGTCACTAAAACGGCTAAAATTTTACAATTGGAAACAAATTCCGTTCATCAAGTATTAAATCAACGCATTAAAGATGAAAGCTTAAATACAGAAACAATCGGTGGCGAACTTCTAATTTACCCGCCATATCTTTACTATGCAGAAAAAAAAGTAGCAAAACGATTATTAGAACTAAAACAAAGCAGTAAAAATCTCGACGAAGACAATATCAATCTATTCATTAAAGTATGGGAAAAGGAAAATCACATACATTTAGCACAAAAACAACAAGAAGCAGTAAAAGCCTGTCTTCACCATGGTGTATTTGTATTGACAGGTGGCCCTGGTACTGGTAAAACTACAGTAATAAAAGGAATTTTATCAATCTTAAATGCACAGGGATTAAAAATTCGTCTTGCTGCACCGACAGGTCGCGCCGCTAAAAGGCTCAGCGAAACAACAGGCAGAAAAGCTTTAACTATCCACCGCTTATTAGAAGCTAATAATTTATCTGATACGAATTCACCTCAACTCGGTTTTTCCAAAGATATCGATGACCAATTAGATGCCGATGCCATCATTTTAGATGAAGTTTCTATGGTGGATATCGCATTGATGCACCATTTTTTAAATGCAGTTCCTGATGGTTGTCGTTTAATTTTAGTCGGCGATATCGACCAATTACCAGCTGTTGGTCCTGGTTCTGTTTTAAAAGATATAATCCGCAGCAAAGTCATTCCTTCTATTGAGCTAAATGAAATCTTCCGCCAAGCACAAACGAGCATGATTATTCAAAATGCCCATATCATCAATGCTGGTCGTTTACCTGATATTCGCAAGCAATACGATGACTTCATCTTCTACGAAATTGACAATGATGAACTCATCAATAAAAAAATTCTCGAATTATGTACAGATATCTTACCTAAAGAAGGATACAATATCTTAACTGATGTACAGATTTTATCACCTATGCACCGCTTTACTTGTGGCGTTGAAAATTTAAATTTACTTTTACAACAAACTTTAAATCCTGCAAGTGATGATAAAAATGAGATAAAATCGGGGGCACAAATTTTCCGCACAGGAGATAAAGTCATGCACATTCGCAACAATTACCAAAAAAATATCTTCAATGGTGATATCGGTTTTATTCGCGCGATAAACAACGATAATATATCTGTCGAATATCTCGACCATAATGTATCTTACGCTAAAAACGAATTAAACGAGCTTACGCTCGCCTATGCTTCTAGTGTGCATAAAAGTCAAGGCAGTGAATACAAAATCATCATAATGCCTCTATCTGTAAGCCATTATATTATGTTACAGCGCAATCTGCTTTATACAGCTATAACTAGAGCAAAAGAAAAAGTCATTTTACTCGGTTCAAAAAAAGCATTGACGACAGCTGTTCAAAATAATCGAACACAGAAAAGATATACCCTACTTGCTGAAAGATTGGCACATAAATTATCTTAA